In Bacteroidales bacterium, the following are encoded in one genomic region:
- a CDS encoding dephospho-CoA kinase: MNVLKENRLEDKKDENTEYNIRINRIIKRDGVKEQDVINRMNNQINDKKRIKKSDFVITNDKKELIIPQVLYIEKQILKNCV, translated from the coding sequence GTGAACGTATTGAAAGAAAACAGATTAGAGGATAAAAAAGATGAAAATACGGAATACAATATAAGAATAAACCGAATAATAAAAAGAGACGGAGTTAAAGAACAAGATGTTATAAACAGGATGAATAATCAAATAAATGATAAAAAAAGAATTAAAAAATCCGACTTTGTTATTACAAATGATAAAAAAGAATTAATAATTCCACAAGTGTTATATATTGAAAAGCAAATTCTTAAAAATTGCGTTTGA
- a CDS encoding DUF5606 domain-containing protein, whose protein sequence is MDLKGIMSIAGQKGLFKHISETKNGIIVESLEDKKRMPAYSTAKISALEDISIFTEDDDISLVDVFKKIHEKENGKPAINHKLPNEELKKYFAEALPEYDRDRVYISDIKKVLNWYNVLQKVDMLDFTEDNDSKEEDKKDVEEVKVVKKTLTKQNVKSKDIKKPKPIEPKAKEKHQRKKSF, encoded by the coding sequence ATGGATTTAAAAGGTATTATGTCTATTGCAGGACAAAAAGGATTATTTAAACATATTTCTGAGACAAAAAACGGAATAATTGTTGAATCTCTTGAAGATAAAAAGAGAATGCCAGCATATTCAACTGCTAAAATCAGTGCATTGGAAGATATTTCAATATTTACTGAAGATGATGATATTTCCTTAGTTGATGTATTTAAAAAAATACATGAAAAGGAAAACGGTAAACCTGCAATTAATCATAAATTGCCAAATGAAGAATTAAAAAAATATTTTGCTGAGGCATTACCTGAATATGACAGGGATAGGGTTTATATTTCGGATATTAAAAAAGTTCTGAATTGGTATAATGTTTTACAAAAAGTTGATATGCTTGATTTCACAGAAGATAATGATAGTAAAGAGGAGGACAAGAAGGATGTTGAAGAAGTTAAAGTTGTTAAAAAAACTTTAACAAAACAAAATGTAAAATCAAAAGATATTAAAAAACCAAAACCTATAGAACCAAAAGCCAAAGAAAAACATCAAAGAAAAAAATCATTTTAA
- a CDS encoding TerB family tellurite resistance protein, whose translation MAKYGKWIAGGLGWAFFGPIGGILGFVVGSMVESSSLQSTIKGKQTTTGGFAMTLLVLVAAVMKADGKITKSELNYVREYFNKSFGLEAANEAILLLKDLLKQDIPVDDVCRQIKQNLDYSSKLQLLHLLFNIADADGEIHPNELKLIGMISNNLGLSQKDYKSILAMFYDDIDSAYNVLEINKNVSNDEIKTAYRKMATKYHPDKVSYLGEDFQKIAHEKFQKVNEAYKKIKKERKIA comes from the coding sequence ATGGCTAAATATGGAAAATGGATAGCAGGAGGCTTAGGTTGGGCTTTTTTTGGACCTATCGGCGGAATATTAGGTTTCGTAGTTGGTTCAATGGTTGAAAGTAGTAGTTTGCAGTCAACAATTAAAGGAAAACAAACAACAACCGGAGGTTTTGCCATGACATTGTTGGTCCTTGTTGCTGCGGTTATGAAAGCCGATGGAAAAATTACAAAATCAGAATTAAATTATGTCAGGGAATATTTTAATAAGTCATTTGGTTTAGAGGCTGCAAATGAAGCTATTCTTTTATTAAAGGATTTACTTAAACAAGATATTCCTGTTGACGATGTTTGTCGGCAAATAAAGCAGAACCTTGATTATTCTTCAAAATTGCAGCTTCTTCACTTATTATTTAATATTGCTGATGCAGATGGTGAGATTCATCCTAACGAATTGAAGCTTATTGGTATGATATCAAATAATTTAGGATTGAGTCAAAAGGATTATAAATCAATACTGGCAATGTTTTACGATGATATTGATTCTGCTTATAATGTTCTTGAAATAAATAAAAATGTCAGCAATGATGAAATAAAAACAGCATATAGAAAAATGGCTACAAAATATCATCCAGATAAAGTTAGTTATCTTGGTGAAGATTTTCAGAAAATAGCCCATGAAAAGTTTCAAAAAGTTAATGAAGCATACAAAAAAATTAAAAAAGAAAGAAAAATTGCCTAA